The Candidatus Methylomirabilota bacterium genome includes the window TTGTCGCGCTCCTTCGGCGCGCGTCTGCCACGTCCACTAGCAACTATCCGTCGGCTCCCTGCAACTCCCTAGAGGAGAGGAGGCTCCGGGTCAGCGTGTGCTGCCACGCGCCGACCGCATTCGGTACGAGGAGGTCGCGACAGATTTGCTTCAGCACTACAAGACAACTGGTTCTCGGGACCTCGTCGAGCCCTCCAGTGATTCGCAAGCTTCGGGAAAGCGGCGCTCCGCAGGGGTTCTTCGAGTGGGAGCAGTATCAGAAGGTTCGGCGGCATCTTCCCACCGATCTCCAAGTGGCGATCACCATCGCATACACATTTGGGTGGTGGATTCAGAGCGAGGTACTCACCCTGGAGCGCCGCCAGCTCGATCTCAGGGCAGGTACGCTGAGACTCGAGCCGGGCACCACCAAGTGCCGGCGTGCCCGAGCGCGTGGCCATGAAGGTCACGGGTCACAAGACCCGATCGGTCTTCGACCGCCATCACATCGTGAGCCCGGCCGATCTCCAGGATGCGACACGGCGACTCTCGGGCATAACGATGGGCATAACAGACACTGATGCGAAGAACCCGAAGCGATAAGCCCTTAGAATATTGGCGCGCCTGGAGGGATTCGAACCCCCGACCCTCGGCTTAGAAGGCCGATGCTCTATCCAGCTGAGCTACAGGCGCAGCGCGTAGTTACGATACACCAGCACCGGGCCGAGCTACCGGGCCGTTGGGAAGGCGGCTGCACCCTGCCGCAGCGGCTCAGAACGCACACGACTGCCGCCCCGGCTGCGCGCAGAAGCGGTACTGGACCGTGCCGGTCATCACGACCGCCTCAGCAGGCTCAGCGAGAACGACATGTCGTTCGTCACCGCCGCCTGGTGACAGATCAGGCAATCGCCGGGGAGCTGGAGCTTCAACGGCTCGGCGGTCAACGGATCGAAGCCGCCGAACGTCCAGTCCTGAGCCAGACCGAGCGCACCCGGCGAACAGCACACCCACCGGACACTCCTTGAGGCTGGGGTCTCGCCTCATCGCGTCCACCGCATCCGGGGAGGCGTACAGATCTCTCGACAGCCCGTCGACGCAATCGATGACCGCGTCCTTGATCACGCGGTCTGGTAGCGCTGCGGATAGAGAACCGCGGGAGGTGACTGGGCCGCCGCCGACCCGATCGACAGCGCACCCACCAGCAACACCACGCGAGCCCACATGGTTGCCCGCCACATCTTACCTTCCCTTCGCCACCGAGCGCGAGTCGGTCCGGGGCGGGTCGCGCTCCTGACGCCTCGGCCGCGCGTCCTTCACCTGGTGCAGCCCCAACCCGGCCCCCCGCGGATGGCCCATGCCGCCCGCGCCCGATTGACCCTGGATGGAGTCACTTCCCGGTAAGTTCGTCACGTCTTGGCCTCATCCCGGTTGGCGAGGGTGCGTCATCGCGCGGAAACGGCGCTGGCACACGAAGTGCTCGGGATCTCGTTGCATGGACGACCGGACGAACGGTGGGCACAGGCTGGACGCCGATCTTTCGGGCGTCCACGTCCTGATCGTCGAGGACACTCCCGACTCGCGCGAGGTCCTGCGCGTCCTCCTCGAGTACTGCGGGGCGGAAGTTCGCACCGCCGAATCCGCCGAGGAGGGCAAGCGCCTGCTCGGGGAAGAGCGTCCCGATGTCATGCTGAGCGACATCGCGATGCCGGACAACGGCATCGAGCTGATCCGAGCCGTCAAGGCATCCGCGGACGAGCGGGATTTGCAGATACCGGTGATCGCCATCACTGCGTACCGCGATCGTCGCCCGGAGCTGCTCGCCGAGGGCTTCGACGAGCTGCTCGAGAAACCACTCGATCCGGTGATCCTGTGTTGCGCGGTGAAGCGGCATATTCACTGAGACAGGCGCAAAAACGGAATACAAACAGTAGGCACAATATGTGGGTTGACAGGCGAGCGCGCCCACGATAGGCTGCGCTCATCATCATTCATACCGGCTCGGAGATGACGACAGCAAGCGAGGGCGTGAGCGGCGCTCTGCCCCGAGAGAGCGTCAACCTCTCGGCCGAAGATCTCGTCATCGAGCTGCGAACCTCCCGCACCGATCTCGCCAGGCTGGTGGAAGCGGCCGTCCGCGACCACCCCACCCGGATCATCGTGCCCCAGCGCAGCGTCGACGCGTGGGAGCGCCGCGAGCCGGAGACCTGGCTGAAGGTGAGCGGCTG containing:
- a CDS encoding response regulator — translated: MDDRTNGGHRLDADLSGVHVLIVEDTPDSREVLRVLLEYCGAEVRTAESAEEGKRLLGEERPDVMLSDIAMPDNGIELIRAVKASADERDLQIPVIAITAYRDRRPELLAEGFDELLEKPLDPVILCCAVKRHIH